The Pseudomonas wenzhouensis genome has a segment encoding these proteins:
- the nuoN gene encoding NADH-quinone oxidoreductase subunit NuoN, which produces MEHHAVEFTVQHLIALLPLLVTSLTVVVVMLAIAVRRNHGLTFLLSVVGLNLALLSLIPTLEVAPLQVTPLLLIDNFACYYMALVLAASLACITLIHAYLGGESGKGYPGNREELYLLVLLSAAGGLVLVSAQHLAGLFIGLELLSVPTYGMIAYAFFNKRSLEAGIKYMVLSAAGSAFLLFGMALLYAESGNLGFADIGATLMRESSQLVQIGIGMMLIGLAFKLSLVPFHLWTPDVYEGAPAPVAAFLATASKVAVFAVLLRLYQISPAMSGGWLSDLLTLIAIASILFGNLLALLQNNLKRLLGYSSIAHFGYLLVALVASKGLAVEAVGVYLATYVLTSLGAFGVITLMSTPYSGRDADALYEYRGLFWRRPYLTAVLTVMMLSLAGIPLTAGFIGKFYVIAAGVEAQLWWLLGAMVLGSAIGVFYYLRVMVTLFMREPNMHRHDAPFDWGQGAGGIMLLVVALLVFVLGVYPQPLLELVQHAGLVALAQ; this is translated from the coding sequence ATGGAACATCACGCTGTCGAATTCACCGTGCAACATCTGATCGCCCTGCTGCCATTGCTGGTAACCAGCCTTACCGTGGTGGTGGTGATGCTGGCAATCGCCGTCAGGCGCAATCACGGCCTGACCTTCTTGCTTTCGGTGGTCGGTCTGAATCTGGCGCTGCTGTCGCTCATTCCAACCCTGGAGGTGGCCCCGCTGCAGGTTACCCCGCTGCTGCTGATCGACAACTTCGCCTGCTACTACATGGCACTGGTACTGGCCGCCAGCCTGGCCTGCATCACCCTGATCCATGCCTATCTGGGCGGCGAATCCGGCAAGGGTTACCCGGGCAACCGCGAGGAGCTGTACCTGCTGGTGTTGCTGTCCGCCGCTGGCGGCCTGGTACTGGTCAGTGCCCAGCACCTGGCCGGGCTGTTCATCGGCCTGGAACTGCTGTCGGTGCCGACCTACGGCATGATCGCCTACGCCTTTTTCAACAAGCGCTCGCTGGAGGCCGGCATCAAGTACATGGTGCTTTCGGCTGCCGGCAGCGCCTTCCTACTGTTCGGCATGGCGCTGCTGTACGCCGAGTCCGGCAACCTGGGCTTCGCCGATATCGGTGCCACTCTGATGCGCGAGAGCAGCCAATTGGTGCAGATCGGCATCGGCATGATGCTGATCGGCCTGGCTTTCAAACTGTCGCTGGTGCCCTTCCACCTGTGGACGCCGGATGTCTACGAAGGCGCCCCGGCGCCAGTGGCGGCCTTTCTCGCCACCGCCAGCAAGGTAGCGGTGTTCGCCGTGCTGCTGCGACTGTACCAGATATCCCCGGCCATGAGCGGCGGCTGGCTGAGCGACCTGCTGACCCTGATCGCCATCGCCTCGATCCTGTTCGGCAATCTGCTGGCGCTGCTGCAGAACAACCTCAAGCGCCTGCTGGGTTACTCGTCCATCGCCCACTTCGGTTACCTGCTGGTGGCATTGGTGGCGAGCAAGGGGCTCGCGGTGGAAGCCGTGGGCGTGTACCTGGCCACCTACGTGCTGACCAGCCTCGGTGCGTTCGGTGTGATCACCCTGATGTCCACCCCCTACAGCGGCCGCGATGCCGATGCGCTGTACGAATACCGTGGCCTGTTCTGGCGCCGCCCGTACCTGACCGCCGTGCTCACGGTGATGATGCTGTCGCTGGCCGGCATTCCGCTGACGGCCGGCTTCATCGGCAAGTTCTACGTGATCGCCGCCGGTGTCGAAGCGCAACTGTGGTGGCTGCTCGGCGCCATGGTGCTGGGCAGCGCCATCGGCGTGTTCTATTACCTGCGGGTGATGGTCACCCTGTTCATGCGCGAACCCAACATGCATCGCCACGATGCGCCCTTCGACTGGGGCCAGGGCGCCGGCGGCATCATGCTGCTGGTAGTCGCTCTGCTCGTCTTCGTTCTCGGCGTATACCCG